In Planctomycetia bacterium, one DNA window encodes the following:
- the galE gene encoding UDP-glucose 4-epimerase GalE — MHVLVTGGAGYIGSHTVRALRAARHDVTVLDNLSAGHAPAVDPAAKLIVGDLEDPILLRDVFALRPVDAVMHFAASIEVGESVRDPLKFYANNVANSVNLLRAMQDAGVKRLVFSSTCALYGAPETMPLTEDLPTRPESPYARAKLAVEWALADSAAAWGLGYVALRYFNAAGAAADATIGEDHDPETHLIPNVLKVALGQAPHVTLFGTDYDTPDGTCIRDYIHVDDLAAAHVLAMSAIEPGRGRVFNTGTGQGASVHDVINTARSVTGHAIPVVEAPRRAGDVPRLYADSSRLQRELGWTPRVPRLADIIASAWAWHRAHPNGFDDRPRG; from the coding sequence ATGCACGTCCTCGTCACCGGCGGCGCGGGTTACATCGGATCGCACACGGTTCGCGCCCTCCGCGCTGCGCGGCACGACGTCACGGTGCTGGACAACCTCTCGGCCGGTCACGCCCCCGCTGTTGATCCCGCCGCGAAGTTGATCGTCGGCGATCTCGAAGACCCGATCCTTCTGCGCGATGTGTTTGCACTGCGCCCCGTCGACGCCGTGATGCACTTTGCCGCGTCGATTGAAGTCGGCGAATCGGTGCGCGATCCGCTGAAGTTCTATGCGAACAACGTGGCCAACTCGGTGAATCTGCTTCGCGCCATGCAAGACGCCGGCGTGAAGCGCCTGGTGTTCAGCAGCACGTGCGCGCTGTATGGCGCGCCCGAAACAATGCCGCTCACCGAGGATCTGCCGACGCGGCCCGAAAGCCCCTATGCCCGCGCCAAGCTGGCCGTCGAATGGGCCTTGGCCGACAGCGCCGCGGCCTGGGGCCTGGGATACGTCGCACTGCGCTATTTCAACGCGGCCGGCGCGGCGGCGGACGCGACGATCGGCGAGGATCATGACCCCGAGACGCATTTGATTCCCAATGTGCTGAAGGTGGCGCTGGGGCAGGCGCCGCACGTGACGCTCTTTGGAACCGATTACGACACGCCGGACGGCACCTGCATCCGCGACTACATTCACGTGGACGATCTCGCGGCGGCGCACGTCCTCGCCATGTCGGCGATCGAGCCGGGCCGCGGGCGCGTGTTCAACACGGGGACGGGTCAGGGCGCGAGCGTGCACGATGTCATTAATACGGCACGCTCGGTGACCGGTCACGCGATCCCCGTGGTGGAGGCGCCGCGCCGCGCCGGAGATGTGCCGCGGTTGTACGCCGATTCGTCGCGTCTTCAGCGCGAGCTGGGCTGGACGCCGCGGGTGCCGCGCCTGGCCGACATCATCGCCAGCGCCTGGGCCTGGCACCGAGCGCATCCCAACGGGTTTGACGATCGACCGCGAGGGTGA
- a CDS encoding molybdopterin molybdotransferase MoeA → MSETPPIWHRHGRPLTELADAWTVLAANAAPLPIESVSLDRAEGRVLAQAIPCKGDFPPFDKAMMDGFAVRSADCAAPNASLTLIGTAAAGHVDIAALRPGQAVRINTGAPMPSGADAVARIEDATVSQDGTRVSLAKPVRSGMHVSPRGSAQRAGDVAVAAPTRIGPAQVATIAAAGHTNATVFEQADVAIVSTGDELVPPGASTKPGQIVESNSILIAGLVRRFGATARPLGIVEDRPDALRERFAAALQSRVVITCGGMSMGTLDLVPQTLESLGVRWLFHGVNMRPAKPVAYGRGPAGQHVFGLPGNPGSTFVAMHVLVRPLLDALHGLGGGPPRWRAARLIEEIAPHKDSRPAVLPGLMHDGDDGVMEVRLMAWGGSGDAIGLASAEALIFIPHPAEGLRAGEAVTYLTLD, encoded by the coding sequence ATGTCCGAAACGCCACCAATCTGGCACCGCCACGGCCGGCCGCTGACCGAACTGGCCGACGCCTGGACCGTGCTGGCCGCCAACGCCGCGCCGCTGCCGATCGAATCCGTTTCGCTGGATCGAGCCGAAGGCCGCGTGCTCGCGCAAGCGATTCCCTGCAAGGGCGATTTTCCGCCGTTCGACAAGGCGATGATGGACGGCTTCGCCGTTCGTTCCGCAGACTGCGCAGCCCCCAACGCGTCGCTGACGCTCATCGGCACCGCCGCTGCCGGCCACGTGGACATCGCCGCGCTTCGACCCGGTCAGGCAGTGCGAATCAACACCGGCGCGCCGATGCCGAGCGGCGCCGACGCCGTCGCGCGAATCGAGGATGCAACCGTTTCGCAGGACGGAACGCGTGTCTCGCTGGCAAAGCCCGTGCGGTCCGGCATGCACGTCTCCCCGCGCGGCAGCGCGCAGCGCGCGGGCGATGTCGCCGTCGCGGCGCCGACTCGAATCGGACCGGCGCAGGTCGCGACGATTGCCGCCGCGGGCCATACGAATGCAACCGTGTTCGAACAAGCCGACGTCGCCATCGTCTCGACCGGTGATGAACTCGTCCCCCCCGGCGCTTCGACAAAACCGGGGCAGATTGTCGAAAGCAACAGCATCCTGATCGCCGGGCTGGTGCGACGATTCGGCGCAACCGCGCGGCCGCTCGGCATCGTTGAAGACCGCCCCGATGCGTTGCGCGAGCGATTTGCGGCGGCGCTTCAAAGCCGCGTGGTCATCACCTGCGGCGGCATGTCGATGGGCACGCTCGATCTCGTGCCGCAGACGCTCGAATCGCTCGGCGTACGATGGCTGTTTCACGGCGTGAACATGCGCCCGGCCAAACCCGTCGCCTACGGCCGCGGTCCTGCCGGGCAGCACGTGTTCGGCCTGCCGGGCAATCCCGGTAGTACATTTGTCGCGATGCACGTATTGGTGCGGCCGCTGCTGGACGCGCTGCATGGACTGGGCGGGGGTCCGCCGCGCTGGCGAGCGGCACGGCTGATCGAGGAGATCGCGCCGCACAAGGACTCTCGACCGGCCGTGCTGCCGGGGTTGATGCATGATGGCGACGACGGCGTGATGGAGGTTCGACTCATGGCGTGGGGCGGATCGGGCGACGCGATCGGCCTGGCGAGTGCCGAGGCGCTGATTTTCATTCCACACCCTGCCGAGGGCCTCCGCGCGGGAGAGGCTGTCACTTATCTGACACTTGATTGA
- a CDS encoding CvpA family protein, with amino-acid sequence MFMTRSSSVDGDTQQPPEELELAPAVERPSYQELPPWSTCVEDSPVKQPPKMARRSASSAAPSFDLVPGARRAGPPFLTAFLWIGAAGGLFYTSWGRDVLLGQIAAVAIGLGGLQGLWRGGLRKVVMLPLLAVVAYAVARLPASLGMPGVTGYLVAGVAGMVALFVGATTVSRVRRSAVESRPMLHRIERCIGVLIGAAEGALIPLALCWAAVAIRPAAARISAGADSRITPNQRATADAILRIANEVSSVGLSNFVNRTSPMERIPALRDAINQFNRDGQINLDELSPETKARLEELLKLIPSGQGFEALNQSQSSVEQRQEAYETLRKQMQRGR; translated from the coding sequence ATGTTCATGACGCGGAGCTCGTCCGTTGATGGCGATACGCAACAACCGCCGGAGGAACTGGAGTTGGCGCCGGCCGTGGAGCGCCCGAGCTATCAGGAGCTTCCGCCCTGGTCGACCTGCGTGGAGGATTCACCCGTGAAACAGCCCCCGAAGATGGCTCGACGCAGTGCCTCGAGTGCAGCGCCATCGTTTGATCTGGTTCCCGGCGCGCGTCGCGCCGGTCCGCCGTTTCTGACGGCGTTCCTGTGGATCGGCGCGGCGGGCGGCTTGTTTTACACGAGCTGGGGGCGCGACGTGCTGCTGGGCCAGATTGCCGCGGTCGCGATCGGCTTGGGCGGTTTGCAGGGCCTGTGGCGCGGCGGGCTGCGGAAAGTGGTGATGCTTCCGTTGCTTGCCGTTGTTGCGTATGCGGTCGCGCGCCTGCCGGCGTCGCTGGGCATGCCGGGTGTGACGGGGTATCTCGTCGCGGGCGTCGCGGGCATGGTCGCGCTGTTCGTCGGTGCCACGACCGTGTCTCGCGTGCGGCGCAGCGCGGTCGAATCGCGCCCGATGCTGCATCGGATCGAACGCTGCATCGGCGTGCTGATTGGCGCGGCCGAGGGCGCGCTCATTCCGCTGGCACTTTGCTGGGCGGCGGTGGCGATTCGTCCGGCGGCGGCGCGCATCAGTGCCGGCGCCGACTCACGCATCACGCCGAATCAGCGGGCAACGGCCGACGCGATTCTGCGCATTGCGAACGAAGTCAGCTCGGTGGGCTTGTCAAATTTTGTCAATCGAACCAGCCCGATGGAGCGTATCCCCGCGCTGCGCGACGCCATCAACCAGTTCAATCGTGACGGGCAGATCAACCTCGATGAACTTAGCCCCGAGACGAAAGCGCGGCTGGAAGAACTGCTCAAGTTGATTCCGAGCGGCCAGGGGTTCGAAGCGTTGAATCAGTCGCAGTCCTCGGTCGAGCAGCGCCAGGAAGCATACGAGACTCTGCGCAAGCAGATGCAACGCGGGCGCTGA
- a CDS encoding ribonuclease HI family protein, translating to MRLVIYTDGGARGNPGPAGAGVSICDEAGNPKYEAGYFLGHTTNNVAEYTGLLRALDVAVAAGATAVLVKSDSELMVRQLNGEYRVKSENLKDIFDAIMKKLRAIGDWKVTHVYRESNERADELANRAMDRREDLIELDDLTGAADR from the coding sequence ATGCGACTTGTGATCTACACCGACGGCGGGGCGCGGGGCAATCCCGGACCCGCCGGCGCGGGCGTGTCGATCTGCGATGAGGCGGGCAATCCGAAATATGAAGCCGGCTATTTTCTCGGTCACACGACGAACAACGTGGCCGAATACACGGGTCTGCTTCGCGCGCTGGACGTGGCTGTTGCGGCGGGGGCCACGGCGGTTCTCGTGAAGTCCGACAGCGAGCTGATGGTGCGCCAGCTCAACGGCGAGTACCGCGTGAAAAGCGAGAACCTCAAAGACATCTTCGACGCGATCATGAAGAAGCTGCGCGCGATCGGCGACTGGAAGGTGACCCACGTTTACCGCGAGTCCAATGAGCGCGCCGACGAGCTGGCCAACCGCGCGATGGACCGGCGCGAGGATCTAATCGAACTCGACGACCTGACGGGTGCCGCCGACCGGTAA
- a CDS encoding GntR family transcriptional regulator: MSYKFQRLREQLRQAILTGELTGRLPGERALGRRFEANAKTINKALCDLSSEGLVTRRIGRGTFVISPAAATEKSARVYSCHMPDALTAAPHRAALIDRLRAALAASGHRLVTLDRPQRGRAAVKIDPSAVEDRNGNGHAAGSPSRTVDGVFCIPADPLGMMQGEPTMDLLAEVLRRQLAFVQVGAPSSAGKVCTVVPDYVDAGFRLAEYLYLRGCTRVAMLASALGSSALNQVLTGAQTCAARSGRVAVSCEIASPPALVRIASGGSAEPIGVIAIGAALKAVLNDASMVAARRGKRMVMAALGEPCETQAVAAKVTSYDVDATRLTNWAAKLAMEHRAGQRPVEIIVPGQLCVRDGGAGLPQRTPTDVAV; this comes from the coding sequence TTGAGTTACAAGTTTCAGCGGCTTCGGGAGCAACTGCGACAAGCGATTCTGACCGGCGAGTTGACCGGCCGCCTGCCGGGTGAACGCGCCCTGGGCCGGCGCTTCGAGGCCAACGCCAAGACGATCAACAAAGCCCTGTGCGATTTGAGCAGCGAGGGACTGGTCACCCGGCGCATCGGCCGCGGGACGTTCGTCATCAGTCCGGCGGCTGCGACCGAGAAATCTGCACGTGTCTATTCATGCCACATGCCCGACGCGCTGACCGCCGCGCCGCATCGCGCGGCCCTGATCGACCGCTTGCGCGCCGCGCTGGCGGCGTCCGGCCATCGCCTCGTGACGCTCGATCGCCCGCAGCGCGGTCGCGCCGCGGTGAAGATTGATCCGTCCGCCGTCGAGGATCGAAACGGCAACGGCCACGCGGCCGGGTCTCCTTCGCGAACCGTGGACGGGGTCTTTTGCATTCCGGCCGATCCGCTCGGCATGATGCAAGGCGAGCCGACGATGGATCTGCTCGCAGAGGTGCTCCGTCGGCAGTTGGCGTTCGTGCAGGTCGGCGCACCGTCCAGCGCGGGGAAAGTGTGTACAGTGGTACCCGATTACGTCGATGCCGGATTTCGCCTGGCGGAGTATTTGTACCTGCGCGGTTGCACACGCGTCGCCATGCTTGCGTCGGCCCTGGGTTCATCGGCGTTGAATCAGGTATTGACCGGCGCGCAGACGTGCGCCGCGCGCAGCGGGCGCGTGGCGGTTTCATGCGAGATCGCGTCGCCGCCCGCGTTGGTGCGCATCGCTTCCGGAGGCAGCGCGGAACCGATCGGCGTGATTGCGATCGGTGCGGCGTTGAAGGCGGTCCTCAACGACGCGTCGATGGTCGCTGCACGGCGCGGGAAGCGTATGGTGATGGCGGCGCTGGGTGAGCCGTGCGAGACGCAGGCGGTGGCGGCGAAGGTCACGTCGTATGACGTCGATGCCACACGGCTGACAAACTGGGCGGCGAAGCTGGCAATGGAACATCGCGCGGGGCAGCGACCGGTGGAGATCATCGTGCCGGGGCAGTTGTGCGTGCGCGACGGCGGGGCAGGTTTGCCGCAGCGTACTCCGACGGATGTGGCGGTGTAG
- a CDS encoding dipeptide epimerase, which translates to MNLTFQKINLRLAREFRTAVATRTDKQTLWVKVTHDGGEGWGEAVPMDTYGQTLESASSALQEMAVLLADRDPFEVEHIVAALLERFDGQRAAVCAVDAALHDWIGKRLGVPTARMLGLSTKCIPVTSYTIGIADPDKLAERVRAAAGYPVLKIKVGTARDEENLAVIRATAPKAVIRVDANTAWSVDETIAKLPMLSKYGVEFVEQPITPGDVEGLRRIREAGLQMGRDAGLAGNLCPLVADESCVRPRDVAALAGCVDGINIKLSKCGGIREALRMIALARTFEMKVMLGCMIESSLGIAAALQLAPLVDWLDLDGHLLLSEEPFEGIGGAGGRLTPGRSSGLGVRLRPVQSDNAQEPAR; encoded by the coding sequence GTGAATCTGACCTTTCAAAAAATCAATCTAAGACTGGCGCGGGAGTTCCGCACGGCCGTCGCCACTCGCACGGACAAACAGACCCTCTGGGTAAAAGTCACCCACGACGGCGGTGAGGGTTGGGGCGAAGCCGTGCCCATGGACACGTACGGTCAGACGTTGGAATCGGCGTCGTCCGCGCTCCAGGAGATGGCCGTTCTGCTGGCGGATCGGGATCCGTTCGAAGTCGAGCACATCGTTGCAGCGTTGCTTGAACGTTTCGACGGTCAGCGCGCGGCGGTGTGTGCGGTCGATGCGGCGCTTCATGACTGGATCGGCAAGCGGTTGGGGGTCCCCACGGCGCGGATGCTGGGCCTGTCGACGAAATGTATACCTGTTACTTCATATACGATCGGCATTGCCGATCCGGATAAGCTGGCCGAACGCGTGCGAGCGGCGGCCGGTTACCCCGTGTTGAAGATCAAGGTCGGCACGGCGCGCGACGAGGAGAATCTCGCGGTGATTCGCGCGACGGCGCCGAAGGCCGTGATTCGCGTCGATGCGAACACCGCGTGGTCGGTGGACGAGACCATCGCCAAGCTGCCGATGCTGTCGAAGTACGGCGTCGAGTTTGTCGAGCAGCCGATCACGCCGGGCGATGTGGAAGGATTGCGGCGCATTCGTGAGGCAGGGCTTCAAATGGGCCGCGACGCGGGCTTGGCGGGGAATCTCTGCCCGCTCGTGGCGGATGAAAGCTGCGTTCGGCCGCGCGACGTGGCGGCGCTGGCAGGCTGCGTGGACGGCATCAACATCAAGTTGAGCAAGTGCGGGGGGATTCGCGAGGCCTTGCGGATGATCGCCTTGGCGCGGACGTTTGAGATGAAGGTCATGCTGGGCTGCATGATCGAAAGCAGTCTGGGCATCGCGGCGGCGCTGCAACTCGCGCCGCTGGTGGACTGGCTGGATCTCGACGGGCATTTGCTGCTTTCCGAGGAGCCGTTCGAAGGAATCGGCGGCGCGGGCGGGCGATTGACGCCGGGTCGAAGTAGTGGGCTTGGAGTTCGGTTGCGACCCGTCCAATCCGATAACGCGCAAGAACCCGCCCGATAG
- a CDS encoding 3-oxoacyl-ACP synthase III family protein, whose translation MSLLPVRIAGTGSFLPGPPVSSDRLEAVLGTLDQAPPKVKSFLSSVGPKMLGEGGVKTRHFAVDPETGNMTHNFSSLAEEAARRALDMAKMEPQDIQLLIISCPSYDQSTPPTSALLQERLGIQACAEMEIHSNCTGVGKGVQVAYDALRTGRYKTALVCYSQLSSIYLRSCYFKQSKMDKVHAALRWILADGAGALVLTGGDHGKPDHEIIGTYVESVGAGRPSGMTAGGAAADLMRKDHQIPELYNDGTHHLWQDFTAVNDNAAPLLLQGLINFTTQMKIDSSTVDHYVVSIPTLQLYERHIPAFLDRLRITRDKIKFRSDKIGYCGGSATLLHLDEMVRTGELKSGQLAIVHAVESSKWMTAGFAVRW comes from the coding sequence ATGTCCCTGTTACCTGTCAGGATCGCGGGCACCGGCAGTTTTCTTCCCGGGCCTCCGGTATCGAGTGATCGCCTGGAGGCGGTGCTCGGCACGTTGGATCAGGCGCCGCCGAAAGTAAAGAGCTTCCTGTCGAGCGTTGGTCCGAAGATGCTCGGCGAAGGCGGCGTTAAAACGCGCCATTTCGCAGTGGATCCCGAGACCGGGAACATGACGCACAACTTCAGCAGCCTGGCTGAAGAAGCGGCTCGTCGCGCCTTGGACATGGCGAAGATGGAACCGCAGGACATCCAACTGCTGATTATCTCCTGTCCGTCCTACGATCAGAGCACCCCGCCGACCAGCGCTCTGCTTCAAGAGCGTCTGGGTATCCAGGCGTGCGCCGAAATGGAGATTCACTCCAATTGCACCGGCGTCGGCAAGGGCGTGCAGGTCGCCTATGACGCCCTTCGCACCGGTCGCTACAAGACGGCCCTGGTGTGCTATAGCCAGTTGTCGTCGATCTACCTGCGGAGCTGCTACTTCAAACAGTCCAAGATGGACAAGGTTCACGCTGCGTTGCGGTGGATTCTCGCCGACGGCGCCGGCGCGCTTGTCCTCACCGGCGGCGACCACGGCAAGCCTGACCACGAAATCATCGGTACCTACGTCGAGTCGGTCGGCGCGGGTCGCCCCTCCGGAATGACCGCCGGCGGCGCCGCGGCAGACCTGATGCGAAAGGATCACCAGATCCCCGAGCTGTATAACGACGGCACGCACCACCTGTGGCAGGATTTCACCGCCGTCAACGACAACGCCGCTCCGTTGCTGTTGCAGGGCCTCATCAACTTCACCACGCAGATGAAGATTGATTCGTCTACGGTGGATCACTACGTCGTCTCGATCCCGACGCTTCAGTTGTACGAACGGCACATCCCGGCGTTTCTGGATCGCCTGCGGATCACTCGGGACAAGATCAAGTTCCGCAGCGACAAGATCGGCTACTGCGGCGGTTCGGCGACCCTGCTGCACCTCGATGAAATGGTGCGAACGGGCGAGTTGAAGTCCGGCCAGTTGGCGATCGTGCATGCCGTCGAGTCCAGCAAGTGGATGACAGCGGGGTTTGCGGTGCGATGGTAG
- a CDS encoding isoprenylcysteine carboxylmethyltransferase family protein produces the protein MVDEPRPSPRQDKPFALRAVVYTIGFLFVILGVVPSLFYIVGERLVPPMDWPGDWPPEIQAYWTSFRSLVGGAIFSAGLAAYLFCSAWLVFLSKAPHVQFHDPQVFVATGPYRWVRNPVVLTLLVTAAGQAIYYASWGIALLVVLGIGFGHWQVTRLEEPNLRRLFGDSYEAYCRRVNRWLPKLPSAEPDD, from the coding sequence ATGGTAGACGAGCCGCGGCCTTCGCCGAGGCAGGACAAACCCTTCGCCCTTCGGGCCGTCGTGTACACGATCGGCTTTCTCTTCGTCATACTCGGCGTAGTGCCCTCGCTGTTCTACATCGTCGGCGAACGGCTCGTTCCGCCCATGGACTGGCCCGGCGACTGGCCGCCCGAAATCCAAGCCTATTGGACGAGTTTCCGCTCACTGGTGGGTGGGGCCATCTTTTCCGCGGGCCTGGCCGCGTATCTGTTCTGCTCGGCGTGGCTTGTGTTTCTTAGCAAGGCGCCGCACGTTCAGTTTCACGATCCCCAGGTGTTTGTCGCGACCGGGCCTTATCGCTGGGTGCGCAACCCCGTGGTGCTTACGCTGCTGGTGACCGCTGCGGGCCAGGCGATCTACTATGCCTCGTGGGGCATCGCACTCCTGGTCGTTTTGGGAATCGGTTTTGGGCACTGGCAGGTCACGCGGCTGGAAGAGCCGAACCTGCGACGCCTGTTCGGCGACAGCTACGAGGCGTATTGCCGTCGCGTGAACCGCTGGCTGCCGAAACTGCCGTCCGCCGAGCCGGACGACTAA
- a CDS encoding NAD-dependent epimerase/dehydratase family protein, with translation MTVLVTGATGFFGSHLVEQLRADDVPVRALVRPTSDTAVLDQLGVACAVGSLEDADSLHRACEGCDLVYHCAARVDIVGTPDEFHETTVEGTRRMLHAARDAGVRRFVHVSSCGIYHPDLLSDGRTITEFTPTPLPPDWFIYARAKYHAEQAVKEFDAGEMEWVIIRIAYLYGPRNRVMHSYLRPVLADGIMMIIGDGSNTLAMIYVADAARAVRLAGTVPDAAGKILIAGPNEGVTQRQYFDALADGFGLPRCRKNVPYGVAFFFARMGEAFIKSGPRAAAMRRSAVALTGLPQRIDCTFTQRLLGWRPSTSFAEGIRKTFEWYRAAYHTAKSE, from the coding sequence ATGACGGTTTTAGTCACGGGAGCTACAGGCTTTTTCGGCAGTCATCTCGTCGAGCAGCTCCGCGCCGACGACGTGCCGGTTCGAGCGCTGGTTCGACCGACAAGCGACACGGCGGTACTTGATCAGTTGGGCGTGGCGTGCGCCGTCGGGTCGCTCGAAGATGCCGATTCGCTCCACCGCGCGTGTGAAGGGTGCGACTTGGTTTATCACTGCGCCGCGCGCGTGGACATCGTCGGCACGCCCGACGAGTTTCATGAGACGACGGTCGAGGGCACGCGCCGCATGTTGCACGCGGCACGCGACGCCGGGGTCCGCCGTTTCGTGCACGTGAGTTCGTGCGGCATTTATCACCCTGACTTGCTCTCCGACGGCCGAACCATCACCGAATTCACGCCGACCCCGCTTCCGCCCGACTGGTTCATCTACGCACGGGCCAAGTATCACGCCGAGCAGGCGGTGAAGGAGTTTGACGCCGGCGAGATGGAATGGGTCATCATTCGAATCGCCTACCTTTACGGGCCGCGCAACCGCGTGATGCACAGCTATCTGCGCCCCGTTCTGGCGGACGGAATCATGATGATCATCGGCGACGGATCGAACACCCTCGCGATGATCTATGTGGCCGATGCGGCGCGAGCCGTGCGCCTGGCGGGGACGGTCCCCGACGCGGCGGGAAAAATACTCATCGCCGGGCCGAACGAGGGCGTGACGCAGCGGCAGTACTTTGACGCGCTGGCCGACGGATTCGGCCTGCCGCGCTGCAGGAAAAACGTTCCTTATGGAGTGGCCTTCTTCTTTGCAAGGATGGGAGAAGCCTTCATCAAGTCCGGCCCGCGCGCGGCGGCGATGCGGCGATCGGCCGTTGCGCTCACCGGTCTGCCTCAACGAATCGACTGCACGTTCACGCAGCGACTGTTGGGCTGGAGGCCGAGCACGTCGTTCGCCGAGGGAATCAGGAAGACGTTTGAGTGGTATCGCGCGGCGTATCATACCGCGAAGAGCGAGTAA
- a CDS encoding MBL fold metallo-hydrolase, translated as MLKVTFCGAAREVTGSLHLLEADGMKVALDCGMFQGRRAESETKNKTFPFDPSTLHAVVLSHAHIDHCGRLPLLVKQGFTGRIYATPATRDLCALMLADSAHIQLEDANFLNKKKSRVGEPPIEPLYTDDDVQQTLRLFQTVAYEQPFWITRRLSARFESSGHMLGAASIALLYKQPVGDKPVSLVFSGDVGRFDIPILRNPRPFSETDYLIVESTYGGRHHPPTEDLGARLAAVVNDTIARKGKLIIPAFSVGRTQVLVYTLHQLQSAGAIPRVPIYIDSPLAVNATEVFRMHPELFNTEARSFQKQTGDILGACACTYIRDAEESKKLNRIRRSCIIISASGMCETGRIVHHLRNNIQNPRNTILIVGFQAAHTLGRRIVEKQPKVSIFGQTLSLKAQVVVLNGFSGHADIDELRRMCKPTAARCRRAFLVHGEIDQMEAMKSALIEDGFRDINMPAAGDVFELTARD; from the coding sequence ATGCTCAAGGTCACGTTCTGCGGCGCGGCGCGCGAAGTCACCGGCTCGCTTCACCTCCTCGAAGCCGACGGCATGAAGGTCGCGCTCGACTGCGGCATGTTTCAGGGCCGCCGCGCCGAATCCGAGACGAAGAACAAGACGTTTCCCTTCGACCCGTCCACCCTGCACGCCGTTGTCCTGTCGCACGCACACATCGACCACTGCGGCCGCCTGCCGCTTCTGGTCAAACAGGGGTTCACGGGCCGCATTTATGCCACACCGGCGACACGCGACCTGTGCGCCCTGATGCTGGCCGACTCCGCGCACATCCAACTGGAAGACGCGAACTTTCTGAACAAGAAAAAGAGCCGCGTCGGAGAGCCGCCCATCGAGCCGCTTTACACCGATGACGACGTGCAACAGACCTTGCGCCTGTTTCAAACCGTCGCGTACGAGCAGCCGTTCTGGATCACCCGGCGGCTCTCCGCCCGGTTCGAGTCGTCGGGCCACATGCTCGGCGCCGCGTCGATTGCCCTGCTATACAAACAACCCGTTGGCGACAAGCCTGTGTCACTTGTTTTCTCCGGTGACGTCGGGCGGTTTGATATTCCCATCCTGCGCAACCCCAGGCCTTTTTCAGAAACCGATTACCTCATCGTCGAAAGCACCTACGGCGGTCGGCATCATCCGCCGACCGAGGACCTCGGCGCGCGGCTGGCGGCCGTCGTCAACGACACGATCGCGCGAAAGGGCAAGCTCATCATTCCCGCCTTCTCGGTCGGTCGAACGCAGGTGCTGGTCTATACGCTGCACCAGCTTCAGAGCGCCGGGGCGATCCCGCGTGTGCCGATCTACATCGACAGTCCCCTCGCGGTGAACGCGACCGAGGTGTTCCGCATGCATCCGGAGCTGTTCAACACCGAGGCGAGAAGTTTTCAGAAACAAACCGGCGACATCCTCGGCGCCTGCGCCTGCACCTACATCCGCGACGCCGAGGAGAGCAAAAAACTCAATCGCATCCGTCGCTCGTGCATCATCATTTCGGCCAGCGGCATGTGCGAGACGGGCCGCATTGTTCACCACCTGCGCAACAACATCCAGAACCCCCGCAACACGATCCTGATCGTCGGCTTTCAGGCCGCGCACACCCTCGGCCGGCGCATCGTCGAAAAACAGCCAAAAGTCTCGATCTTCGGGCAGACGTTGTCCCTCAAAGCGCAAGTCGTTGTGCTGAACGGCTTCTCCGGCCATGCCGACATCGACGAACTACGCCGCATGTGCAAGCCGACCGCGGCGCGCTGCCGCCGGGCGTTCCTGGTGCATGGCGAAATCGATCAGATGGAGGCGATGAAGTCGGCGCTGATCGAAGACGGATTTCGGGATATCAACATGCCGGCGGCGGGGGACGTGTTCGAGCTGACGGCGCGAGACTGA